In Clostridiaceae bacterium, the following are encoded in one genomic region:
- a CDS encoding ABC transporter permease, producing MEFLKRVSRQTAMVRFTQFFILVMVFGLWEVFASLKIIDPFITSQPSRVINTLISLYKEGVLFKHIFITCIETIIGFILGTVLGTLVAIILWWSEFISKVSEPYLVILNSLPKIALGPIFIVWIGAGPAAIIVMTLAISLIVTILEVLNGFIAIDKEKTKLVQTFGGTKLQIMTKVILPASLPTIINALKINVGLSWVGVIVGEFLVSKAGLGYLIVYGGQVFKLDLVMTSVLILSVAAALMYQGVVYLEKLLVKRYDD from the coding sequence ATGGAATTTTTGAAACGGGTTAGCCGCCAAACAGCAATGGTTAGATTTACGCAATTTTTTATTTTAGTAATGGTTTTTGGCTTATGGGAAGTCTTCGCATCATTAAAAATAATTGATCCCTTTATTACCAGCCAGCCTTCGCGTGTTATTAATACTTTGATATCTCTTTATAAAGAGGGAGTCCTCTTTAAACATATATTTATTACTTGTATAGAAACAATAATAGGATTTATCCTCGGAACAGTACTCGGAACACTGGTAGCGATTATTTTATGGTGGTCAGAATTTATTTCAAAGGTATCAGAACCTTATCTGGTAATATTGAATAGTCTTCCCAAAATAGCATTAGGCCCTATCTTTATTGTCTGGATAGGAGCAGGACCTGCCGCCATCATTGTAATGACTCTTGCTATTTCATTGATTGTCACTATTCTTGAGGTACTAAATGGCTTTATTGCAATTGACAAGGAAAAGACCAAGCTTGTGCAAACCTTTGGAGGAACCAAGCTTCAGATTATGACAAAAGTAATTCTTCCTGCGTCACTTCCCACAATTATCAATGCCTTGAAAATTAATGTGGGATTATCCTGGGTAGGGGTAATAGTAGGTGAATTTCTGGTATCAAAAGCCGGATTAGGCTACTTAATTGTTTACGGTGGCCAGGTATTTAAATTGGATCTTGTCATGACCAGCGTATTAATTCTGTCTGTTGCGGCTGCACTTATGTATCAGGGGGTGGTTTATCTGGAGAAACTGCTTGTAAAAAGATATGATGATTAA
- a CDS encoding undecaprenyl-diphosphate phosphatase — translation MIELLKAVLLGVVEGITEWLPISSTGHMILVDELLQLNASDAFKEMFLVVIQLGAILAVIFLYFHKLNPFSPKKSKMEMKSTLELWYKVIVGVIPAAVLGVLFDDWLNDHLYNYKTVAITLVFYGIMFIVAENWNKNRKARVNSINDLTYKTALLIGVFQVLSLIPGTSRSGATILGAILLGTSRYVAAEYSFFLAIPVMFGASALKIVKFGFDFTGMELAVLLTGMVVAFIVSIVAIKFLLGYIKNNDFKAFGWYRIFLGLLVIGYFVLIR, via the coding sequence ATTATTGAATTATTAAAGGCTGTTCTGCTGGGAGTAGTGGAAGGAATAACGGAATGGCTTCCTATAAGCAGCACAGGTCATATGATTTTAGTTGATGAATTACTCCAGCTTAATGCTTCAGATGCATTTAAAGAAATGTTTTTAGTGGTTATTCAGCTGGGGGCAATACTTGCGGTTATTTTTCTATATTTTCATAAATTAAATCCCTTTTCACCAAAAAAATCCAAAATGGAAATGAAAAGTACACTGGAGCTTTGGTATAAAGTAATTGTTGGTGTTATACCTGCAGCAGTGTTAGGAGTATTATTTGATGACTGGCTGAATGATCATTTGTATAATTATAAGACTGTAGCCATTACATTAGTATTTTATGGTATTATGTTCATTGTGGCAGAGAATTGGAATAAAAATCGAAAAGCCAGAGTCAATTCAATTAACGACCTAACCTACAAAACTGCTTTATTAATAGGAGTATTTCAGGTATTATCCTTGATTCCGGGGACTTCCCGTTCAGGGGCAACCATTCTCGGGGCGATTCTTCTTGGAACATCCCGATATGTGGCTGCCGAGTATTCTTTCTTTTTAGCTATTCCCGTTATGTTCGGGGCAAGTGCATTAAAGATAGTAAAGTTCGGGTTTGATTTTACCGGTATGGAACTTGCCGTTTTGCTTACAGGCATGGTTGTGGCTTTTATTGTTTCAATTGTTGCTATTAAATTTTTATTGGGATATATTAAAAATAATGATTTTAAAGCTTTTGGATGGTACCGTATATTTTTAGGTTTACTGGTAATTGGATATTTTGTATTAATAAGATAA
- a CDS encoding aldo/keto reductase: MKYRKFGKLNYEVSALGFGLMRLPTYGTDAPAGKEASDVVEDEAIRMIRYAIDHGINYIDTAYPYHNGQSEKILGKVLRDGYRNKIMLATKSPVWLLKEAKDFNRLLDEQLERLQTDYIDFYLFHALSKDRWEDIILKMNIIERAEAAKKAGKIKHLGFSFHDELDVFIKIIDSYDKWDFCQIQLNYMDIENQAGIEGLKYAASKGLAVVIMEPLLGGKLANPPEDIRAVFDRSNIKRSPACWGLQWLWNLPEVSVVLSGMSNMQQLQENIASANNSGIGALTQEELEIVNTVRQKYNERAAIPCTGCSYCMPCPNNVNIPENFRIYNKSTIYGDIASARGEYNNLIKEAEHAGQCAQCKLCEEKCPQKIPISGWMTKINSDLGK; the protein is encoded by the coding sequence ATGAAATACAGAAAATTCGGGAAACTGAACTATGAAGTTTCAGCTCTTGGATTTGGTTTGATGCGTTTACCGACCTACGGAACAGATGCTCCGGCAGGCAAAGAAGCCAGTGATGTTGTTGAAGATGAAGCAATTAGAATGATCCGGTATGCTATTGACCATGGTATAAATTATATTGATACTGCCTATCCATACCATAATGGACAAAGTGAAAAAATTCTTGGCAAGGTTTTAAGGGATGGATATAGAAACAAGATAATGCTGGCAACAAAGTCCCCTGTTTGGTTATTAAAAGAAGCAAAGGATTTTAATAGGTTGCTTGATGAACAGCTTGAGAGATTGCAGACAGATTATATTGATTTTTATTTATTTCACGCTCTGTCAAAAGACAGATGGGAAGATATTATTCTTAAGATGAATATTATTGAACGGGCCGAAGCTGCAAAGAAAGCGGGAAAGATAAAACATTTAGGTTTTTCTTTCCATGATGAGTTAGATGTTTTCATTAAAATTATAGATTCATATGATAAATGGGATTTTTGCCAGATACAATTAAATTATATGGATATAGAGAATCAAGCTGGCATTGAAGGTTTGAAATATGCAGCATCCAAAGGACTTGCTGTTGTAATAATGGAACCCCTTCTTGGCGGAAAGCTGGCCAACCCTCCGGAAGATATCCGAGCAGTTTTTGACCGCAGTAATATAAAAAGATCTCCTGCTTGCTGGGGGCTACAGTGGTTATGGAATTTGCCTGAGGTCAGTGTAGTATTAAGCGGTATGAGTAATATGCAGCAGCTACAGGAAAACATAGCCTCTGCAAATAATTCTGGCATTGGAGCATTAACACAGGAAGAATTAGAAATAGTTAATACTGTAAGACAAAAATATAATGAACGGGCGGCTATCCCGTGTACCGGCTGCAGTTACTGTATGCCATGTCCTAATAATGTGAATATTCCTGAGAATTTCAGAATATATAATAAAAGCACGATTTATGGAGATATAGCTTCAGCTCGAGGGGAATATAATAACCTCATAAAAGAGGCTGAACATGCAGGCCAATGCGCACAATGTAAATTATGTGAAGAAAAATGTCCCCAGAAGATCCCCATAAGCGGCTGGATGACAAAAATAAACAGTGATTTAGGGAAATAA
- a CDS encoding ABC transporter ATP-binding protein, whose product MVIKVNNLVKRYGDLIALDHLSLSVKEGEIFGLLGPNGSGKTTAINCILSLLKYDKGEVEIFNQPMKPDAYHIKRDIGIVMQNVAVYDELTVYENIDYFCGLYVKDRNLKKKLVDEAIDFVGLGDFKKFYPKKLSGGLLRRLNIACGIAHKPKLIIMDEPTVAVDPQSRNKILEGILELNRQGATIVYTSHYMEEVERICSRIMIIDKGKAIATGTKEELKSMITLGEKITVETYGVSREQLDKLRKLPNIVSVDYKEDMIEIKSSKGKNNLENVLEFIKSEKIQFGKIYSELPTLNDVFLEITGKELRD is encoded by the coding sequence ATGGTAATTAAAGTAAACAATCTTGTCAAAAGGTACGGCGACCTAATTGCGTTAGATCACCTTTCCCTGTCTGTTAAAGAAGGGGAAATCTTCGGTTTGCTTGGTCCAAACGGCTCAGGAAAAACAACAGCAATTAATTGTATACTTTCGTTGCTTAAATACGACAAAGGAGAAGTAGAAATATTCAATCAACCAATGAAACCGGATGCTTACCATATAAAACGTGACATTGGAATTGTCATGCAAAATGTTGCAGTATATGATGAGCTAACTGTATACGAGAATATAGACTATTTTTGCGGATTGTATGTTAAGGACAGAAATTTAAAAAAGAAGCTTGTTGATGAAGCCATTGATTTTGTAGGGCTAGGTGATTTTAAAAAATTCTATCCAAAAAAGCTTAGCGGGGGACTGCTTAGAAGACTTAATATAGCTTGTGGTATTGCCCATAAACCAAAACTGATTATTATGGATGAACCAACCGTTGCAGTAGATCCTCAGAGCCGGAACAAAATTTTAGAGGGAATCCTTGAGCTGAACCGGCAAGGAGCTACAATAGTATATACTTCCCATTACATGGAAGAGGTAGAGCGTATTTGCAGCAGAATCATGATCATAGATAAAGGCAAGGCAATCGCAACCGGAACTAAAGAAGAGCTTAAATCAATGATCACCCTTGGAGAAAAAATAACTGTAGAAACCTATGGAGTTTCACGGGAACAACTGGATAAACTTCGTAAATTACCTAACATTGTCTCTGTTGATTATAAAGAAGATATGATTGAAATCAAATCAAGCAAAGGCAAAAATAACCTGGAAAATGTTCTGGAGTTTATAAAAAGCGAAAAAATACAATTTGGTAAAATATACTCTGAGCTGCCGACCCTGAATGATGTATTCCTTGAGATTACAGGAAAAGAATTAAGAGATTAA
- a CDS encoding DUF4097 domain-containing protein: MVIWQGVNIETTSGDSKIKLPEGSEFHLSFTSTSGEVSSDFPISVKGTVKKNSLEGTVVSSKNSIKVKTVSGDLELLK, from the coding sequence ATTGTTATCTGGCAAGGTGTTAATATTGAAACAACCTCCGGGGATTCAAAAATAAAGCTCCCTGAGGGATCTGAGTTCCATCTTTCTTTCACTTCAACCTCTGGAGAGGTCAGCAGCGACTTTCCGATTTCTGTAAAAGGAACCGTTAAGAAGAACTCCTTAGAGGGAACAGTAGTTAGTTCTAAAAATAGCATTAAAGTCAAAACCGTTTCAGGTGATCTGGAACTCCTAAAGTAA
- a CDS encoding N-acetylmuramoyl-L-alanine amidase, producing MRVKFNRRRYYLKNRSRFITFLAVLLMFIISIYLLAEIFNPAEADSSLPVKIPVFTQSDTSNENEGNKKSNPVVVIDPGHGGRDPGAISPYKNDFYEKEVTLDIGLRLREKLEKAGIKVVMTREEDIELDINVEKDIRARSVIANEAGAIFFISIHVNSFDLKVNNGDTYNGTEVYYFSIGNGGSANEEYAKIMGEEIQRVTDTAYNGIKKANYGVLRMTKMPSLLIETAYITNREDHKRLESGKFREDMAEGIFRGTVRILEKMQVQ from the coding sequence ATGAGAGTTAAGTTTAACCGTAGAAGGTATTATTTAAAAAACAGATCACGGTTTATAACTTTTTTAGCTGTTTTACTTATGTTCATAATATCCATTTATTTATTGGCTGAAATATTTAATCCTGCAGAAGCTGATTCATCTTTACCAGTTAAAATACCTGTGTTTACACAATCAGATACAAGTAATGAAAATGAAGGTAATAAAAAATCTAACCCTGTTGTGGTTATAGATCCGGGCCATGGCGGACGTGATCCCGGGGCAATATCACCATATAAAAATGATTTCTATGAAAAGGAAGTAACTCTTGACATAGGGTTAAGACTTAGAGAAAAGCTGGAGAAAGCAGGAATTAAAGTTGTGATGACAAGAGAAGAAGATATAGAATTAGATATTAATGTTGAGAAAGACATCCGGGCAAGATCAGTTATTGCCAATGAGGCTGGTGCTATATTTTTTATAAGTATTCATGTAAATTCTTTTGATCTTAAGGTAAATAATGGAGATACATATAATGGAACTGAAGTATACTATTTTAGCATTGGTAACGGTGGATCCGCCAATGAAGAGTATGCAAAGATAATGGGTGAAGAGATTCAGAGGGTAACTGATACAGCATACAATGGAATTAAAAAAGCAAATTATGGTGTTCTAAGAATGACCAAAATGCCTTCGCTTTTAATTGAAACAGCTTATATTACAAACAGGGAAGACCATAAGCGTTTAGAATCCGGAAAATTCAGGGAAGATATGGCTGAAGGGATTTTCAGGGGCACAGTTAGAATTTTGGAAAAAATGCAAGTGCAGTAG
- a CDS encoding ABC transporter permease: protein MVTHIIIYKLKCLLRDRVTLFWTLMFPIILATLFNMALSNINSSEAFKAIDIAVVDDINYQKDQSFRLALEQVSKGNDRLFNLNIVTKSEAEKMLNDNKIAGYIIVESPIKLVVNKSGFDQNIIKSFIDYYIQTLSTVNTLIKNNTADTAKQQDIIKDLGTQGEYTQFIKEISASSAEPDIVLTYFYSLIAMACFYGGFWGMQEVARIQADISPLAARINIAPVHKLKTFIYSMGVSLLVHFTEMLILLAYLYFVLKVDFGQKTNLVLLTTFLGSIAGVSFGTVISAIVKKSENVKVAVLIGISMTCSFLAGMMQHSIKYTIARKAPLLSYLNPVNLLTDAFYSLYYYDTLFRYILNMGILTIITFLFCLGTYLIIRRRKYASL from the coding sequence ATGGTTACCCATATAATCATATATAAACTTAAATGTCTCTTGCGTGACCGGGTAACATTGTTCTGGACACTTATGTTTCCAATAATACTGGCTACACTTTTTAATATGGCTCTCTCAAATATTAACAGCAGTGAAGCCTTTAAAGCTATAGATATAGCCGTTGTAGATGATATCAATTATCAGAAGGACCAATCTTTCAGGCTGGCTTTGGAACAGGTGTCAAAAGGCAATGACAGATTGTTCAACCTTAATATAGTCACCAAAAGTGAAGCTGAAAAAATGCTAAACGACAATAAAATTGCCGGATATATAATTGTTGAATCGCCTATAAAACTGGTAGTTAACAAGTCAGGCTTTGACCAGAATATAATAAAGTCATTTATTGACTATTATATTCAAACCCTGTCCACTGTTAACACATTAATTAAGAATAACACTGCAGATACGGCAAAACAACAGGATATTATAAAAGACCTGGGTACTCAGGGGGAATATACTCAGTTTATTAAAGAAATTTCAGCCTCAAGCGCAGAACCTGATATTGTACTCACATATTTTTATTCTTTAATTGCTATGGCATGTTTTTATGGAGGATTCTGGGGAATGCAGGAAGTAGCACGTATTCAGGCTGATATTTCACCGCTTGCGGCAAGAATAAATATTGCACCTGTACACAAATTAAAGACATTTATATACAGTATGGGCGTATCATTACTGGTGCATTTTACAGAAATGCTTATATTACTGGCATATTTATACTTTGTCCTCAAGGTTGACTTCGGTCAAAAAACCAATTTAGTTCTATTAACTACATTTTTAGGTTCTATTGCCGGTGTTTCCTTTGGTACGGTAATAAGTGCCATAGTCAAAAAGTCTGAAAATGTTAAAGTGGCTGTTTTGATTGGTATAAGCATGACCTGTTCCTTTTTGGCAGGGATGATGCAGCATAGTATTAAATATACTATTGCCCGGAAAGCGCCACTCCTTTCATACCTGAACCCTGTTAACCTGCTTACAGATGCCTTCTACAGCCTTTACTACTATGACACTTTATTCAGGTATATTCTTAACATGGGAATCCTCACTATTATTACCTTCTTATTTTGCCTGGGGACTTATTTAATTATAAGGAGGAGGAAATATGCAAGTCTTTAA
- a CDS encoding NAD(P)H nitroreductase: protein MFYDLIKTRRSIRRFQSREVEKDKIDTILKSALLSPSSRSRRPWEFIVVTDRELLQKLSQCREHSSSFLAGAPMGIVVAADPGLCDVWVEDASIASIIIQLSAHSLGLGSCWIQVRERYYDNNTKAGDYIKKVLNIPEQYEVECMIAIGYPAEEKRLYSEEDLLYNKLHYNYF, encoded by the coding sequence GTGTTTTATGATTTAATAAAAACCAGAAGAAGCATTAGAAGATTCCAAAGCAGAGAGGTGGAAAAGGACAAAATAGACACAATTTTAAAAAGTGCCCTGTTATCTCCTTCTTCACGTTCCAGAAGACCCTGGGAGTTCATAGTTGTCACGGACAGGGAATTGTTACAGAAACTTTCGCAATGTAGGGAACATAGTTCATCATTTTTGGCAGGTGCGCCAATGGGCATAGTTGTTGCGGCAGATCCGGGCCTTTGTGATGTTTGGGTAGAGGATGCTTCAATAGCTTCAATAATAATCCAGTTATCTGCTCATTCACTGGGGCTAGGTTCGTGCTGGATACAGGTCAGGGAAAGATACTATGACAATAATACAAAAGCTGGGGATTATATTAAAAAAGTTTTAAATATACCTGAGCAATATGAGGTTGAATGCATGATAGCAATTGGTTATCCTGCTGAAGAGAAAAGGCTTTATTCTGAAGAGGATTTACTATATAACAAGTTGCATTATAACTATTTTTAA
- a CDS encoding ABC transporter ATP-binding protein, whose protein sequence is MKYILELHNIGMKYQSLNGEIPALDNVNMNVSEGEFVSIVGPSGCGKSTLLSIISGLLPPTSGEVVIEGEIVKGPSKKIGYMLQKDHLFDWRTIMQNVMLGLEIQKRVSAEAREYAEHLLRTYGLIEFRDKYPSQLSGGMRQRAALIRTLVTNPQILLLDEAFSALDYQTRLAVNDDIYSIIKKENKTAIMVTHDIAESISMADRVIVLTKRPGTIKSCHTIKFNLENRTPLNTRKVPEFQVYFQQIWKELDVHV, encoded by the coding sequence TTGAAGTACATTTTGGAATTACATAACATTGGGATGAAATATCAATCTCTCAATGGGGAAATACCAGCATTAGATAACGTTAACATGAACGTAAGTGAAGGGGAATTTGTAAGTATAGTCGGCCCAAGCGGATGTGGAAAGTCCACCCTTCTTTCAATAATCTCGGGATTATTGCCCCCTACTTCGGGAGAAGTTGTTATTGAAGGGGAGATTGTAAAAGGTCCATCCAAGAAAATAGGTTATATGCTTCAAAAAGATCATCTTTTTGATTGGAGAACAATTATGCAGAACGTTATGCTGGGATTAGAAATTCAAAAAAGAGTTTCAGCTGAGGCAAGGGAATATGCTGAACACCTGTTAAGAACCTACGGACTTATTGAGTTCCGGGATAAATATCCCAGCCAGCTTTCAGGAGGAATGAGGCAACGGGCTGCTCTTATCCGTACTTTGGTTACCAATCCTCAGATATTGCTTTTGGACGAGGCTTTTTCTGCCCTGGATTACCAGACACGTCTTGCAGTTAATGATGATATTTACTCCATTATAAAAAAGGAAAATAAAACAGCCATCATGGTTACTCATGATATTGCTGAAAGTATCAGTATGGCTGACCGGGTTATTGTACTCACCAAAAGGCCGGGTACAATTAAGAGCTGCCATACCATAAAATTTAACCTGGAAAACCGGACACCGTTGAATACCAGAAAAGTACCGGAGTTTCAGGTGTATTTTCAGCAGATATGGAAGGAGCTGGACGTACATGTTTAA
- a CDS encoding ABC transporter permease translates to MQVFKLCLKILKKNIPSMVIYLIIFIGISLIISSSTASEQNKISSFTPAKSNIAFISEDSSPLVEGLKNELEKVSNFIDIPDETEALQDALFFRTVSYILRIPEGFTEKFMNGENVQLEKITIPNSIDNTYIDLTINKYLNTASLYIKHMDNISEEALVRYLQVDLAMGTAIEMQTSGIDIEKSTNIHYFFNYLSYTLLSVLILGMSYLMLVINNHDLKSRNACSPLSTKSVNLQFILATLLFTFISWAIIITFCILLNFKGSFNINTVYFIINSFIFAICSSSISFLIGNLLKSRGAVPAISNVVTLGTSFISGVFVPQEFLDDTVLKIASFTPTYWYVDANNRIAELTKFDFLHLKPVFSNMLVQLGFALAFYAVALVIGKYKMSQE, encoded by the coding sequence ATGCAAGTCTTTAAACTTTGTTTGAAAATATTGAAAAAGAATATACCTTCTATGGTAATTTACCTGATTATATTTATTGGAATATCACTGATAATATCTTCATCGACTGCAAGTGAACAAAATAAAATCAGCAGCTTTACTCCTGCAAAGAGCAATATTGCTTTTATCAGTGAAGACAGCAGTCCGTTAGTAGAAGGTCTTAAAAATGAACTGGAAAAAGTCTCAAATTTTATAGATATACCGGATGAAACTGAAGCACTTCAGGATGCTTTGTTTTTCAGGACAGTTTCATATATTCTTCGTATACCCGAAGGTTTCACCGAAAAGTTCATGAATGGAGAAAATGTACAATTAGAGAAAATAACCATACCCAACTCCATTGACAACACTTATATTGATTTGACAATTAATAAATACCTCAATACCGCAAGTCTTTATATAAAGCACATGGATAACATTTCGGAGGAAGCCCTAGTCCGGTATCTCCAGGTTGATTTGGCCATGGGTACTGCCATTGAAATGCAAACAAGCGGCATTGATATTGAAAAAAGCACTAATATACATTACTTTTTTAATTACCTGTCCTATACACTGCTATCTGTTCTTATATTGGGTATGAGCTATCTGATGCTGGTTATCAATAATCATGATTTAAAAAGTAGAAATGCCTGCTCACCTTTGAGTACAAAAAGTGTTAATTTACAATTTATACTTGCAACTCTATTGTTTACATTTATTTCATGGGCTATAATTATTACATTCTGTATCCTTCTTAACTTTAAGGGCAGCTTTAATATAAACACAGTCTACTTCATTATTAACTCCTTTATTTTCGCCATCTGCAGCTCAAGTATAAGCTTCTTGATCGGCAACTTATTAAAAAGCCGTGGAGCAGTGCCTGCAATCAGTAATGTTGTTACTCTTGGAACAAGCTTTATCAGCGGAGTTTTCGTACCTCAGGAATTTTTGGATGATACAGTTCTTAAAATAGCCAGCTTTACGCCAACCTATTGGTATGTTGACGCAAACAACCGCATTGCGGAATTAACTAAGTTTGACTTCTTACATCTTAAGCCTGTTTTTTCAAATATGCTTGTGCAGCTTGGTTTTGCTTTAGCTTTCTATGCTGTAGCTTTGGTAATAGGAAAGTATAAAATGTCCCAAGAATAA
- a CDS encoding ABC transporter substrate-binding protein: MKRRSFISLLIVVLLGISLILCGCTKESTPQKLTKIRLSEVTHSVFYAPQYVALTQGFFEEEGLEIELYNGQGADKVMNAVLTGQVEIGFAGPEASIYVYNEGREDYSVVFAQLTNGDGTFLMGREPDPDFKWSDVKGKTIIGGRKGGMPEIILQYVLRKNGLKPGEDVFIDTTMQFAAMPGAFMGGQGDYVIIFEPTASEMEKEGKAYILASLGESSGEVPYTAYFASKKYIEKNPDIIQKFTNAIYKGQLWVEKHTPEEIAKAIKPHFPDTDEEILATVAKRYKNQNTWKKDPILLEKDLGVLQKALQDAGELDKLAPYEKIVTTKFAEEAIKNIKLKE, from the coding sequence ATGAAGAGGAGAAGTTTTATTTCTTTACTTATTGTGGTGCTTTTGGGAATTTCCTTGATTTTATGCGGATGCACCAAGGAAAGTACTCCGCAGAAATTAACAAAAATACGCCTTTCAGAAGTCACTCATTCAGTTTTTTATGCACCTCAGTATGTGGCTCTGACTCAAGGCTTCTTTGAGGAAGAAGGGCTGGAGATTGAGCTGTATAACGGACAGGGCGCAGACAAAGTTATGAACGCAGTACTTACAGGTCAGGTAGAAATAGGATTTGCAGGGCCGGAAGCTAGCATATATGTCTATAACGAAGGAAGAGAGGATTACAGTGTTGTCTTTGCCCAGTTGACTAATGGAGACGGAACCTTTTTAATGGGAAGAGAACCTGATCCGGATTTCAAGTGGAGCGATGTTAAGGGTAAAACCATTATAGGCGGACGTAAAGGAGGAATGCCTGAGATAATACTTCAGTATGTTCTGAGGAAAAATGGCTTAAAACCAGGAGAAGACGTTTTTATTGATACAACTATGCAGTTTGCAGCTATGCCTGGAGCTTTCATGGGAGGACAGGGAGACTATGTGATTATCTTTGAACCCACAGCTTCGGAAATGGAAAAGGAAGGTAAGGCATATATCCTTGCGTCTTTAGGGGAATCCAGCGGAGAAGTGCCTTACACAGCCTATTTTGCAAGTAAAAAATATATAGAAAAAAATCCTGATATCATTCAGAAGTTTACTAATGCTATATACAAGGGACAGTTATGGGTAGAAAAACATACTCCTGAAGAAATTGCAAAAGCTATTAAGCCTCATTTCCCTGATACTGACGAAGAAATATTGGCAACTGTTGCGAAACGTTATAAAAACCAGAATACATGGAAAAAAGATCCCATCCTCTTAGAAAAAGACCTTGGTGTATTACAAAAGGCTCTTCAAGATGCCGGCGAGCTTGATAAACTGGCTCCCTATGAAAAGATAGTAACTACAAAATTTGCTGAAGAGGCAATTAAGAATATTAAATTGAAAGAATAA